The Chanos chanos chromosome 16, fChaCha1.1, whole genome shotgun sequence genome has a window encoding:
- the s1pr5a gene encoding sphingosine 1-phosphate receptor 5a has translation MAETMETSHGSYAAAPTKIPVTPAVGYLVRMFRDYQSNAVIVDHYNFTGKLNENKYTDGLKPVSIVFLIICLLIVLENAVVLVAIWKNKKFHMPMYYLLGNLTLSDLLAGLTYMVNIITSGANTLKMTPVLWFLREGGVFITLAASIISLLAIAIERHVTMVRMKPYQGAKRSRMFGLIGASWVVSVFLGVLPIMGWNCIGILDQCSTVLPLYAKSFILFCITIFSAILLAIVVLYVRIFRIVKSNTQRLGTGSHRKSLSRKSQKYMALLKTVTIVLGVFIACWLPLFILLLLDFHCPPCSCQVLLKADYFLGIAMINSLLNPIIYTLTSKDMRRAILRLLCRQCLMTEDGHMKKIGMPFLDCSTSKTELPSHRLEGLETVSTGTITTTYIKAIYPRISKT, from the coding sequence ATGGCAGAAACCATGGAAACATCCCACGGCAGCTATGCTGCAGCTCCTACAAAGATTCCAGTCACCCCTGCCGTGGGATATCTTGTCAGAATGTTCCGGGATTACCAGAGCAATGCGGTCATCGTCGACCACTACAACTTTACCGGAAAGCTCAACGAGAACAAGTACACGGACGGGCTAAAACCGGTGTCCATCGTGTTCCTGATAATTTGCCTGCTGATTGTGTTGGAGAACGCTGTGGTTCTAGTGGCCATCTGGAAGAACAAAAAGTTCCACATGCCCATGTACTACCTGCTGGGAAACCTGACTCTCTCCGACCTGCTGGCAGGCCTCACCTACATGGTAAACATCATCACGTCAGGTGCCAACACGCTTAAAATGACGCCCGTCCTGTGGTTTCTGAGAGAAGGCGGGGTTTTCATCACGTTGGCCGCGTCCATCATCAGCCTCCTGGCCATTGCCATCGAACGTCATGTCACCATGGTGAGGATGAAACCCTACCAGGGTGCCAAGCGCAGTCGAATGTTCGGGTTGATCGGTGCCAGCTGGGTGGTGTCCGTGTTCTTGGGCGTTCTGCCCATCATGGGATGGAACTGTATCGGGATCCTGGATCAATGCTCCACCGTCCTGCCTCTCTATGCCAAGAGCTTCATCCTTTTCTGCATTACCATTTTCAGCGCCATTCTGCTGGCCATCGTGGTGCTCTACGTGCGGATATTCCGCATCGTCAAGTCCAACACCCAGCGTCTGGGCACCGGCTCCCACCGCAAGAGCCTCTCCCGTAAGTCTCAGAAGTACATGGCTCTGCTGAAGACGGTCACCATTGTGCTCGGCGTCTTCATCGCCTGCTGGCTGCCCCTGTTTATTCTCCTCCTCCTGGACTTTCACTGCCCTCCGTGTAGTTGCCAGGTGCTCCTCAAAGCAGACTACTTCTTGGGCATAGCCATGATCAACTCCCTGCTCAACCCAATCATCTACACCCTGACCAGCAAGGACATGAGACGAGCTATACTGAGATTGCTCTGTAGGCAGTGTTTGATGACCGAGGACGGTCATATGAAGAAGATTGGCATGCCTTTCCTAGACTGTAGCACCAGCAAGACAGAACTGCCGTCACACAGGCTGGAAGGGCTGGAGACTGTTTCAACTGGGACCATTACAACGACCTATATCAAAGCCATCTATCCCAGGATTTCAAAGACTTGA